In Lytechinus variegatus isolate NC3 chromosome 12, Lvar_3.0, whole genome shotgun sequence, a single window of DNA contains:
- the LOC121424763 gene encoding uncharacterized protein LOC121424763: MFENYYNLSLYTVTEDDTDGLRKNALTTEALKMFHSTNISDAYSDTTSEWSLEDGLHSTLYHPVITLKQFEGQDDNVDDSYRSAHVSIEGDGESFLSDSTSSLLRFMDQMDNDSLSSIASDDEYDVDTFTTVSDLTDFDDDLLDDDNSDVVLEMSMPEVDFGLPDDALSIATTFLNGIMAEVASELNSK, from the exons atgtttgaaaattattataatctCTCTTTGTACACAGTTACCGAGGATGATACCGATGGCCTTCGAAAGAATGCTTTGACGACAGAGGCCCTCAAAATG TTCCACTCTACAAATATCAGTGATGCTTACAGCGACACAACTTCCGAATGGAGTTTGGAAGACGGCTTACACAGTACCTTGTACCATCCGGTAATCACCTTAAAGCAATTCGAAGGCCAAGACGACAACGTCGATGACTCTTATCGATCTGCTCATGTCTCCATTGAAGGTGATGGCGAATCGTTCCTATCGGATTCTACATCTAGTCTGCTAAGGTTTATGGATCAAATGGATAATGACAGCCTTTCCAGCATCGCCAGCGATGATGAATACGATGTCGACACGTTCACAACTGTTAGTGATCTGACAGACTTTGATGATGATCTCTTGGATGACGACAACAGTGACGTCGTGCTTGAAATGTCTATGCCAGAAGTCGATTTTGGGCTGCCAGACGATGCTTTATCCATTGCAACTACCTTTCTCAATGGAATAATGGCTGAGGTCGCTTCCGAACTAAACTCGAAATAG